A window from Bubalus kerabau isolate K-KA32 ecotype Philippines breed swamp buffalo chromosome 5, PCC_UOA_SB_1v2, whole genome shotgun sequence encodes these proteins:
- the FCMR gene encoding immunoglobulin mu Fc receptor has product MDLWLWALYFLPVVGAPKVLPEVKMEGMLGGSVTIECPLPETHVRIYLCRTIDESGRCTTVVSSNKFVREEFKHRVTLEQCPDRSLFLVVMTELTKNDSGVYACGVGGNTDRGKTQQITLTVHSVYEPSWEEEPMSEPPAWFNRFLQMHMPPWFQMPAHASSLKFMSKVTTPTQRTKSPRAHQASPNPSVTHRPQVFRASSVATAEPTIFLPAITTSKTSAQKGLLRLQTASYNHQTRLHRQRASNQGPGAASGMEDQGVFILIPTILGLILLALLGLLAKRIIQRRKALSRRVRRLAVRMRTLDASQRALSRRPRVSRRPRTPSNIYSACPRRPRGVDAAGGGAASPPVPGAPAASAQPQVPETPWLHVPSLKIDCEYVSFCHQPAAKVEDTDSNDYVNVACLTHLSSCAPGPRPWCQ; this is encoded by the exons TAGTCGGAGCCCCGAAGGTCCTTCCAGAAGTAAAGATGGAGGGAATGCTGGGAGGATCCGTTACCATCGAGTGCCCACTTCCTGAAACACATGTGAGGATATATCTGTGCCGGACCATTGACGAGTCTGGAAGATGCACCACCGTGGTGTCCAGCAACAAATTCGTCAGGGAGGAATTCAAGCACCGAGTCACGCTGGAGCAGTGTCCGGACAGGAGTCTGTTCCTTGTGGTGATGACAGAGCTGACCAAGAATGACAGCGGGGTCTATGCCTGTGGGGTGGGCGGGAACACAGACCGAGGCAAGACCCAGCAGATCACCCTGACTGTTCACAGCG TTTACGAGCCATCCTGGGAAGAAGAGCCGATGTCTGAGCCTCCAGCATGGTTTAATAGATTTCTACAAATGCACATGCCTCCTTGGTTCCAGATGCCCGCACATGCCAGTTCTTTAAAATTCATGTCCAAAG TAACCACACCAACTCAAAGGACCAAGTCTCCtcgagcacaccaggcctcccccaacccctcagTCACCCACCGCCCCCAAGTTTTCAGGGCATCTTCGGtagcaactgctgagcccaccatCTTTCTGCCAGCCATCACAACCTCAAAAACCTCAGCTCAGAAGGGGCTTCTCAGACTCCAGACGGCCAGCTACAACCACCAAACCAGGCTTCACAGGCAGAG AGCCTCCAACCAGGGCCCGGGCGCTGCGTCTGGGATGGAAGACCAAGGTGTCTTCATCCTGATCCCCACCATCCTGGGTCTCATACTCCTGGCGCTTCTGGGGCTGCTGGCGAAAAGGATCATTCAAAGACGGAAAG CTCTCTCCAGGCGGGTCCGCCGACTGGCCGTGAGGATGCGCACGCTGGACGCCTCCCAGCGGGCCCTGTCCCGGCGGCCGCGCGTGTCCCGGCGGCCGCGCACCCCGAGCAATATCTACAGCGCCTGCCCTCGGAGGCCCCGCGGCGTGGACGCGGCTG GTGGAGGGGCCGCATCGCCCCCGGTCCCCGGAGCGCCCGCAGCCTCCGCCCAGCCGCAG GTACCTGAAACTCCCTGGCTCCATGTCCCATCTCTGAAGATCGACTGTGAATATGTAAGCTTCTGCCACCAACCTGCTGCCAAGGTGGAGGACACTGATTCCAATGACTACGTCAACGTTGCctgcctgactcacctctccagCTGTGCCCCTGGGCCCAGACCTTGGTGTCAATGA